In the Quercus lobata isolate SW786 chromosome 5, ValleyOak3.0 Primary Assembly, whole genome shotgun sequence genome, one interval contains:
- the LOC115989415 gene encoding probable E3 ubiquitin-protein ligase RNF217, with protein sequence MAQESASPKFTCVDDVYSSAVFDEEEAWIFFDVMDEKCAEELQLQEALMGCVIDSRLVNKKASSSLQLPSSPKIQAILPTPEAEPTKEAGESSHGFCEICVERKDRDEMFKIESCVHSFCSDCIGKHVTTKIQESITVVTCPGLDCKGTIELDACRAVLPKDVLDRWGEALCEELFGSQRFYCPYKDCSAMLLNDNEEGEVFRESECPFCHRLFCAQCSVPWHSGVDCEAFQRPNEDEKERDDLIFRELAKEKKWRSCPHCKYYVERTEGCLHMTCRCAFQFCYGCGAQWTNDHGGCQRY encoded by the exons CTCAGCAGTTTTTGATGAGGAAGAAGCTTGGATTTTTTTCGATGTAATGGATGAAAAGTGTGCAGAAGAGTTGCAGCTCCAAGAGGCTCTTATGGGCTGTGTGATCGATTCCCGATTGGTCAACAAGAAAGCCTCATCCTCATTGCAATTACCATCATCACCAAAAATACAAGCAATTCTTCCAACCCCAGAAGCAGAGCCTACAAAAGAAGCTGGAGAATCATCGCATGGCTTCTGTGAGATTTGTGTGGAAAGGAAAGATAGAGACGAAATGTTCAAAATTGAGAGCTGTGTTCACTCATTTTGCTCTGATTGCATTGGCAAACATGTTACCACAAAGATCCAAGAGAGCATAACCGTTGTTACTTGCCCTGGATTGGACTGCAAGGGTACCATAGAACTCGATGCTTGCAGGGCAGTGCTTCCCAAAGACGTGTTGGACAGGTGGGGCGAGGCGCTATGTGAAGAGCTGTTTGGTTCCCAGAGGTTTTATTGTCCTTACAAGGATTGTTCAGCAATGTTGCTGAATGATAATGAAGAAGGAGAAGTTTTTAGGGAGTCAGAGTGTCCATTCTGCCATAGATTGTTCTGTGCACAGTGTTCTGTGCCGTGGCATTCAGGGGTGGATTGTGAAGCGTTTCAGAGACCGAATGAggatgagaaagagagggatGATCTTATTTTCAGGGAGCTTGCTAAGGAGAAGAAATGGAGGAGTTGTCCCCATTGCAAATATTATGTGGAGAGGACTGAAGGTTGTTTACATATGACTTGCAG GTGTGCGTTCCAGTTTTGCTATGGATGTGGAGCTCAGTGGACTAACGATCATGGTGGTTGCCAgagatattaa